A stretch of the Rosa rugosa chromosome 5, drRosRugo1.1, whole genome shotgun sequence genome encodes the following:
- the LOC133711262 gene encoding uncharacterized protein LOC133711262, giving the protein MRGQGYDGASNMRGEFNGLQALFRQECPYAYYVHCFAHRLQLTLNAAAKGVHDIWEFFSTLNLIVNFVDSSAKRHSALRAIREEEIADLVAAGALQTDRGANQTCTLQRAGATRWGSHLRSISSLIKLFGATKTTLADLVGNGPNKVQGEAKSVGKAMKRFDFVFCLILMHDVMRITDFLCQALQKKAIDILNALNFLSITKSKLQDIREDGWDDLIMKVESFCCEHDISMPDMSTPYKKATRACEQVITNEHYYRVNILNVVIDFQLAELDSRFTDNSLELLVLSATFDPRDNFRSFKSEDVCNLALKFYPQEFTSYDMLALDMECGFFVTDIHKDPRFAKTTSVSDLCRRLVESRKSSFFPMIYRLICLVLTLPVSTATTERAFSSMNIIKNKLRNKIEDEFLDDLMILYIEKEFADIIDNDSVIAEFEVSGPRRVRFS; this is encoded by the coding sequence ATGCGTGGCCAAGGATATGATGGTGCTAGTAATATGCGGGGTGAATTTAATGGTTTACAAGCTTTGTTTCGTCAAGAGTGTCCATATGCATATTATGTGCATTGCTTTGCTCATCGGTTACAATTGACTTTAAATGCTGCAGCTAAAGGGGTGCATGATATTTGGGAGTTCTTTTCAACTCTAAATTTGATTGTAAATTTTGTTGATTCTTCTGCAAAACGACATTCAGCATTAAGAGCtataagagaagaagaaattgcagATTTAGTAGCTGCAGGTGCACTTCAGACAGATAGAGGGGCTAATCAGACTTGCACTTTGCAACGGGCAGGGGCTACTCGTTGGGGTTCACATCTTCGCTCtatttcaagtttgattaaattattTGGAGCTACCAAAACAACTCTTGCAGATTTGGTTGGTAATGGACCAAATAAAGTACAAGGAGAAGCGAAGAGTGTAGGTAAGGCTATGAAGcgttttgattttgtgttttgcttGATTTTGATGCATGATGTCATGAGGATTACTGACTTTCTTTGTCAGGCATTGCAAAAAAAAGCCATAGACATCTTGAATGCtctaaattttctttcaataacaaaatcaaaacttcaagaTATAAGAGAAGATGGTTGGGATGATTTGATTATGAAGGTTGAATCATTTTGTTGTGAGCATGATATTAGTATGCCGGATATGTCTACTCCTTACAAGAAAGCTACAAGGGCTTGTGAACAAGTTATTACAAATGAGCATTATTATCGGGTCAATATACTAAATGTTGTGATAGACTTTCAGTTGGCAGAGCTGGATAGTAGATTTACAGATAATTCATTGGAGCTCCTTGTTCTTAGTGCTACATTTGATCCACGTGATAATTTTCGATCATTCAAATCTGAAGATGTTTGCAATCTTGCTTTGAAGTTTTATCCTCAAGAGTTTACATCATATGATATGCTTGCTCTAGATATGGAGTGTGGGTTTTTTGTAACAGATATTCATAAGGATCCAAGATTTGCCAAGACAACTTCTGTGTCTGATTTATGTAGGCGGTTAGTTGAATCTAGAAAGTCATCATTCTTTCCTATGATTTATAGGTTGATTTGTCTTGTGTTGACTCTGCCAGTTTCTACAGCAACAACAGAGAGAGCATTTTCATCTATGAATATCATAAAAAACAAACTTCGAAATAAGATTGAAGATGAGTTTCTTGATGACTTGATGATTCTTTACATTGAAAAGGAGTTCGCCGATATTATTGATAATGATTCTGTGATTGCTGAGTTTGAAGTGAGTGGGCCTCGGAGAGTACGATTCAGTTAG